Proteins encoded within one genomic window of Planctomycetota bacterium:
- a CDS encoding transaldolase gives MTSPIRSLIQCGTKVWLDSIDPDLVARNRALGATGATSNPIIVADLIKTGRFDQDIDRLIQQGLNDHDLAWKLNDQIVTDAQKVFAPVNQQTAGDDGYVSFELDPLLEDLQTGPPHRERVARYIEEGRRWAKGHTNRMIKVPATPAGLDALEELAASGVTINVTLIFSARQYRAARDAVWRGAQRRANPKSLKSVYSIFVSRLDVYTEKAVPQLSPAAQGLVGIVNAKRLWAENQQFWADKGLPLHQEIIFASTGTKKPTDPPTKYVEALAGSDIQTNPPATNDAVEKSGLTFTRQVDKLPPAEVLAEIDRLVDPVKLEETLMSEGLVKFADPQKAFLALVAQKRKAMTAAAH, from the coding sequence ATGACCTCGCCTATTCGCTCGCTGATCCAATGCGGCACCAAGGTTTGGCTTGATTCGATCGACCCGGACCTGGTCGCGCGCAATCGCGCGCTTGGCGCCACCGGCGCCACCTCGAACCCGATCATCGTCGCCGATCTGATCAAGACGGGTCGCTTTGACCAGGACATTGACCGGCTGATCCAGCAAGGGCTGAACGACCATGACCTGGCCTGGAAGCTGAACGACCAGATCGTGACCGACGCACAGAAAGTCTTTGCGCCCGTCAACCAGCAAACCGCGGGCGACGACGGCTATGTCAGCTTTGAACTCGACCCGCTGCTCGAAGACTTGCAGACCGGCCCGCCCCACCGCGAGCGCGTGGCCCGCTACATCGAAGAAGGGCGCCGCTGGGCCAAGGGACACACCAACCGCATGATCAAGGTGCCGGCCACGCCCGCCGGGCTCGACGCGCTGGAAGAGCTGGCCGCCTCGGGCGTGACGATCAACGTGACGTTGATTTTCTCGGCGCGGCAATATCGGGCGGCGCGCGATGCCGTCTGGCGCGGGGCGCAGCGCCGCGCGAACCCCAAGAGCCTGAAAAGCGTGTACAGCATTTTTGTCTCGCGCTTGGACGTCTATACCGAGAAAGCAGTGCCACAACTTTCGCCAGCCGCGCAAGGCCTGGTCGGCATTGTCAACGCCAAGCGGTTGTGGGCCGAGAACCAGCAGTTCTGGGCCGACAAGGGGCTGCCGCTGCACCAGGAGATCATCTTCGCCAGCACCGGCACCAAGAAGCCAACCGACCCGCCGACCAAGTATGTCGAGGCGCTGGCCGGCAGCGACATTCAAACCAACCCGCCGGCCACCAACGACGCCGTCGAGAAGAGCGGCCTCACCTTCACGCGGCAAGTCGACAAGCTGCCGCCGGCCGAGGTGCTGGCCGAGATCGATCGGCTGGTCGATCCGGTCAAGCTGGAAGAAACGCTGATGTCCGAAGGGCTGGTCAAGTTCGCCGATCCGCAAAAGGCGTTCCTGGCCCTGGTGGCGCAGAAGCGCAAGGCAATGACCGCGGCCGCGCATTAA
- a CDS encoding trypsin-like peptidase domain-containing protein, with product MIARHALFAVGLVWASLPGAVVVAAEQVTVTLVGGAKITAPLLRENDEGVVLDLGNDVLHLPSRRILDVQRQTGAAGGAAAKLDAGLFTTGRLEAADVPTLVKRFGDAVVLVRSPEGLGSGFIISSEGHLITNYHVVERQTKLSVTMFRRTAAGYEKDELKKIKILALQPLRDLALLQLDLTEMKGPAPRPVVINDRDDLHVGNLVFAIGNPLGLERSVTQGIVSSTTRTIGHMRLIQTDAAINPGNSGGPMFNQRGEIVGVVCAGATSFQGLAFGIPACDLIDFLVHRESFLYDASQPQNGVTYLPPPSLKSGSQVDTTGDKSRSSQRATEPSKRTKP from the coding sequence ATTATCGCGCGGCATGCGCTGTTCGCGGTTGGGCTGGTGTGGGCATCGCTGCCCGGTGCGGTGGTCGTCGCGGCCGAGCAGGTGACGGTCACGCTGGTCGGCGGGGCCAAGATCACCGCTCCCTTGTTGCGTGAAAACGATGAAGGGGTGGTCCTCGACCTGGGGAACGACGTGCTCCACTTGCCGTCACGGCGCATCTTGGACGTGCAGCGTCAGACCGGCGCGGCCGGCGGCGCGGCAGCCAAGCTCGACGCCGGGCTGTTCACCACCGGCCGGCTCGAAGCGGCCGACGTGCCGACGCTAGTCAAGCGATTTGGCGACGCCGTGGTCCTGGTTCGCAGCCCCGAAGGACTGGGCAGCGGGTTCATCATCAGCAGCGAAGGGCACCTGATCACCAACTATCACGTCGTCGAGCGGCAGACCAAGCTGAGCGTCACGATGTTCCGCCGCACTGCCGCGGGCTACGAAAAGGACGAACTCAAGAAGATCAAGATTCTGGCGCTGCAGCCGCTGCGCGATCTGGCGCTGTTGCAACTGGACCTGACCGAGATGAAAGGACCGGCGCCGCGTCCGGTGGTGATCAACGACCGGGACGATTTGCACGTGGGGAACCTGGTGTTCGCCATTGGCAATCCGCTGGGGCTCGAACGGTCGGTGACGCAAGGGATCGTCAGCTCGACCACGCGGACCATCGGCCACATGCGCTTGATCCAGACCGATGCGGCGATCAACCCCGGCAATAGCGGCGGCCCGATGTTCAATCAGCGCGGCGAGATCGTCGGCGTGGTGTGCGCCGGCGCGACCAGCTTTCAAGGGCTGGCGTTCGGCATCCCCGCCTGTGATTTGATTGATTTCCTGGTCCATCGAGAAAGCTTCCTGTATGACGCCTCGCAGCCGCAAAACGGCGTGACATACCTGCCGCCGCCGTCGTTAAAGTCCGGCAGCCAAGTCGACACGACCGGCGACAAATCAAGATCGAGCCAGCGCGCCACCGAACCCTCGAAGAGAACCAAGCCATGA
- a CDS encoding TIM barrel protein: protein MNRRSQSSRRSNVSRRSFLARAGAAAGAASIGAAALTGDADAAEGPTALKGNIKHSVVFWCFNVAGEMWDVEKTCQVSKQLGCKSIEIIAPEHWSVLKQHGLICALAPNGMPGAPFMKGLNNPKYHEEVLARTKKTIDDCADAGFPAVIAFTGYKWRDAEDPKSGEISLEEGADNTVRGLKELALYGEKKGVTVCIEHLNTRDSSHPMKGHPGYQGDDIDYVANICRRVGSPRAKLLFDIYHVQIMNGDVIRRIDQCQDVIGHIHTAGNPGRGELDEHQEIFFPPIMRKLVEINYQGYVGHEFIPTRDPLAGLKQAVQLCDV from the coding sequence ATGAATCGTCGTTCGCAATCGTCGCGCCGCTCGAATGTCAGCCGGCGCAGCTTCCTGGCTCGGGCCGGCGCCGCCGCCGGGGCCGCCTCGATCGGCGCGGCCGCCCTGACCGGCGACGCCGACGCCGCCGAAGGTCCGACTGCGCTGAAGGGGAACATCAAGCACTCGGTCGTCTTCTGGTGTTTCAACGTCGCCGGCGAGATGTGGGACGTGGAAAAGACCTGCCAGGTCTCCAAGCAACTCGGCTGCAAGTCGATCGAGATCATCGCGCCGGAACATTGGTCGGTGTTGAAGCAGCACGGGCTCATTTGCGCGCTGGCCCCGAACGGCATGCCCGGCGCGCCGTTCATGAAGGGCCTGAACAACCCGAAGTATCACGAAGAAGTGCTAGCGCGGACCAAGAAGACCATCGACGACTGCGCCGACGCGGGCTTTCCGGCGGTGATCGCCTTTACCGGTTACAAGTGGCGCGACGCCGAAGACCCCAAGAGCGGCGAGATTTCCTTGGAAGAAGGGGCCGACAACACCGTTCGCGGCCTGAAAGAGCTGGCCCTGTACGGCGAGAAGAAGGGGGTGACCGTCTGCATCGAGCACCTCAACACGCGCGACTCGTCGCACCCGATGAAGGGTCACCCCGGCTACCAGGGTGACGACATCGACTACGTGGCGAACATTTGCCGCCGCGTCGGCTCGCCGCGGGCCAAGCTGCTGTTTGACATTTACCATGTCCAGATCATGAACGGCGACGTGATCCGCCGCATTGACCAGTGCCAGGACGTGATCGGCCACATTCACACGGCCGGCAACCCGGGCCGCGGCGAGTTGGACGAGCACCAGGAAATCTTCTTCCCGCCGATCATGCGGAAGCTGGTCGAGATCAACTACCAAGGCTACGTGGGACACGAGTTCATTCCCACCCGCGACCCGCTAGCCGGCCTGAAGCAGGCCGTACAACTGTGCGACGTGTGA
- a CDS encoding sulfatase: protein MPHRTHRTVFSLVAALLVFTIGQMASAANAPRRPNVLFILCDDLRWDALGCAGHPYLKTPHVDRLAQQGVHFRNAFCTTSLCSPSRASILGGLYAHAHGVTNNFTEFPNTLKHFPGVLHDTGYATAYIGKWHMGEENDEKRPGFDYFVTHKGQGKYFDTEFNVDGARRTLPGYYTTVVTELAEKWLAQQRGDRPWLLMLGHKAPHSFYLPEQKYEHTFDSVDVRYPQSAFELDDKPDWIRQRLYTWHGIYGPLFEWRKKFPDDSPAAVKDFAAMTRAYWGTILSVDDSVGRLVGLLEKTGQLDNTIIVFMGDNGLLNGEDGMVDKRTMHEPSIRIPIIVRYAGLTNGKPGRQVESLTLTVDMAPSLLELCHAPALEKIHGRSWVKLVRDADPAWRTSFVYHYNYEKQFPYTPNIRGIRTERWKYMHYPHGDGKTDRHLAELYDLKSDPEERKNLVRDPRHTAQLMRLQAELAAQLGQLGIVNDVMPLDEGVKQTLPDQKIR, encoded by the coding sequence ATGCCACATCGAACTCATCGCACTGTCTTCTCACTCGTCGCCGCACTGCTCGTATTTACGATCGGGCAAATGGCATCCGCAGCCAATGCGCCGCGGCGGCCGAATGTGTTGTTCATTCTCTGCGACGACCTGCGCTGGGATGCGCTCGGCTGCGCCGGGCACCCTTACCTGAAGACGCCGCACGTCGACCGATTGGCCCAGCAAGGGGTCCACTTCCGCAACGCCTTTTGCACGACGAGCCTCTGCTCGCCCAGCCGGGCCTCGATCCTCGGCGGGCTGTATGCCCACGCCCACGGCGTGACCAACAACTTCACCGAGTTCCCCAACACGCTCAAGCATTTCCCGGGCGTGCTGCACGACACCGGTTACGCCACGGCCTACATCGGCAAGTGGCACATGGGTGAGGAGAACGACGAGAAGCGCCCTGGCTTCGATTACTTCGTCACCCACAAGGGGCAGGGGAAGTACTTCGACACCGAGTTCAACGTCGACGGCGCGCGGCGGACGTTGCCCGGCTACTACACCACGGTGGTCACCGAGCTGGCCGAGAAGTGGCTCGCCCAGCAGCGCGGCGACCGCCCCTGGCTGTTGATGCTGGGTCACAAAGCGCCGCACAGCTTTTACCTGCCCGAGCAGAAGTACGAGCACACGTTCGATTCGGTCGACGTGCGGTACCCCCAGAGCGCCTTCGAGTTGGACGACAAGCCCGACTGGATTCGCCAGCGGCTGTATACCTGGCACGGAATCTATGGCCCGCTGTTCGAGTGGCGCAAGAAGTTTCCCGACGACAGCCCCGCCGCGGTGAAAGACTTTGCCGCCATGACTCGGGCTTATTGGGGAACGATTCTCTCGGTCGACGACAGCGTGGGGCGGCTGGTCGGACTGCTGGAAAAGACGGGCCAGCTTGACAACACGATCATCGTCTTCATGGGGGACAACGGCTTGTTGAACGGCGAGGATGGCATGGTCGACAAGCGGACCATGCACGAGCCGAGCATTCGCATTCCGATCATCGTCCGCTATGCGGGCCTGACCAACGGCAAGCCCGGCCGGCAGGTCGAATCGCTGACGCTGACGGTCGACATGGCGCCGAGCCTGTTGGAGTTGTGCCACGCGCCGGCGCTCGAAAAGATTCACGGCCGCTCCTGGGTCAAGCTGGTTCGCGACGCCGACCCGGCCTGGCGAACTTCGTTCGTGTACCATTACAACTATGAAAAGCAGTTCCCCTACACGCCCAACATCCGCGGCATCCGCACCGAGCGCTGGAAGTACATGCACTACCCGCACGGCGACGGAAAGACCGATCGACATCTGGCGGAACTGTATGACCTGAAGAGCGATCCCGAGGAGCGCAAGAACCTGGTCCGCGACCCGCGGCACACGGCGCAACTCATGCGCCTGCAGGCCGAGCTGGCCGCGCAGCTGGGGCAACTGGGGATCGTCAATGACGTAATGCCGCTGGACGAAGGAGTGAAGCAAACGCTCCCCGATCAGAAGATTCGCTAA